The following nucleotide sequence is from Desulfobulbaceae bacterium DB1.
GGAAAGCGTCTCCCAGGAATCAACGTGATTGTTTAGAACGAGTAACTGACGGGCAATATGGCCGACGCCCCGGGAAATGGCAAAGGCCGACATGGCAATGGAAAAATAAAAAAGAAACCCCCAGAGAAAATTGTCCGGTTGCCGTTTGGCCAGGAAATAGGAAAAGCGGAGAGACAGAAAGGACAGCAGAATGACCATGGCCGACCCCGCCAGGTCAACAAAAATGGCAAAGGAAAGAGTGGAAGCGATCATTGTGCTTTCTCCTCTCCTGCCTCAAGATAAAAGGTCCTGAGGCTGAACATCAGGGCAAAAAGCGCGGGGACGAAGACAAAGTGGTCCATTCGGGTGAGGATATAGAGGATTTCAACAATGTCCAATGGCGCCCCCGGTGCGCGTTGACCGTGCAAATCAGCGACGATATGACCGGTAAAGGCGACGATGTTCCAGGCGATCGACAGCAGGCAGAAGAGTCTGAGGTAGCGCCATCCCCGGCTGACCAGGTCCGGCGTGCTGCGGGTATGGAGATACAGATAGGCAAGTGCCCCAAGAAAGAGGACGTGGGCCATCTGGTGGACATACATCCCTTCCGGCTCTCCGTGGGGTTGAATTGCCCAGGAATGCCCGGGCAGGCCGAGCAAAAGGAAAATTGTCAGTATGGAAATGCTGATCGTAATTCTGTTTATCATTGTTTCCTCATTGTGGTTGGGTAGAAAGCACCAACCATGCCCGGAATGGAAATTTGTTTATTTTTTTTATTTTTCCTCATAGAAACAATACGTTACGTGTTTATTTATTTTGGCATTCCAGTGCGGAATATTCCGCAAGGCATAATCAGCTGGTTTGGCGCAACCTTAATGTTGCAACTACGGTGAGAAAGCGGAAAACTTTGACGAAGGAGAAAACGGGATGATGTGTATGATTTTCGATTTGTCTGTAATTTTAAATAGTTGTGCTGAAGGAAGGAGAAATGTCTTGTGCATCTTTTATGATGCACCACAATTATTTCAAGCTTTTTAGGCGGGGGAAAGGTCCATTTCAGGGCGTTTCCCGTTTTCAAGCGCAACATTTTTATTGCACATGAAAACGGGGAGAGTAGTGGAGATGTCCGGGGCAATAGTGCCGGAGTTGGCAAAAAGCCATGCGGGCAGTTGCTATTTGACCCCGTGTTTATTAAGAAAAGGTCCATACTGTTTGTCTTCGATCAGGATATGGGTCTGCAGCCAGTTTTTCAGAAAGATGAGAACCTCGATGAGGTTGACGTCCTCGCCCGCATTTATTTTTGTAATAATGTCCGAAACCTGTCCGAGAAGTTTTTCATGTATTGCCTTGTGCTTTCTGGTGTCCGGGTAGTTGAATTTGTCAAAATATTTTTCTTCATGGGCAAAATGGTCGACCACGAATTTTGCCATTTCGCCGAGAATCTTTTTAATCTGTTCAAGAGAGTTGTCTTGCTTAACGGCAGCATGAACATCGTTGATGTAATCCATGATTTTTTTGTGCTGTTCGTCAATATTGGCTATCCCCACGCTGTATTCGCCGGTGAAGGAAATGAATTTTCGTTTTCCTTCTTTCCCTGTTGTTTTCAACTTTTCCGGGAGTTTGAAATTCCGGAGCATGCCGTGCAGGTCCTTGCCGAGACTTGCCACCTCCATGCCACCGGCATAGACCTTGGCTGAATCCGTTTTAATTCTGGTGCTTTCAGTCGAGACCTCGCTCATGGACTCGGAAACGAGATGGGCGAGCTGGGCCGAATCGGAAATGAGTCTGTTGACTTCATTGACTGATTCGGTCGTGGTGAGGACGTGGGCGGTCATTTCCTTAATACCGTCCGTCACCCGCGCTATGTTTTCGGCAATGTCCTTCGTGGTGACGGATTGTTCCTCCACCGCGGCGGCGATGGTTGCCACCACCGTATTTACCTCGTTGATGACTTCATGAATGATGGTAATCTCCTTGATGGTGGAGTCGGTGGCCGTCTGGATGGCGTGAACCTTCTTGCGGATATCGTCCGTTGCCTTGCTTGTCTGGGTGGCCAGATCTTTCACCTCATTGGCGACGACGGCAAAACCTTTTCCCGCCTCACCCGCCCGTGCCGCTTCGATGGTGGCATTCAGCGCCAGCAGTTTGGTTTGATCCGATATCTCGGTGATCACGGAAATGACGTTATTGATTTCAGAGGCGGCATTGCCCAGGCTGTTGACTTTATCCGAGGCGATGACCACCGATTGGGCGGCCTTTTCCGCAATGCCGCGCGCCTGCTCGGAGTTCTGGGCGATTTCGGTGATGGTGGCCGACATCTCCTCCGTTGCCGTGGCAACGGAGCACAAGTTTTCCGTCGATTCGGATGCCTTGGCGGAAACGGAATCCATATTTAGGGTCAGCCGCGAGGCAACCATGGCGATGGTGTGGAGGTTTTCTTCCATTTCCTTGGTCGAGGCATCGACATCAATAGTGTGTTTCGCCATTTCCTGCGCACTTGCCCGCATGCCGGATGAGAGGGTTTCAAGCTCCTCGGATGCATATCCAAGGTCTCCGGCGTTGCCGGCAATACCACTGATTATTTTGCCGAGATTATCCTGCATGGAAGCAATGGAGCGCATGATTGCGGTTCCGGAAGCCTGGTCGATGGTGCCGCTCAGATCACCATCGGCTATTTTTTCTATAATTTGAGCGACTTCGTTAAGAGAAGCTCCTTTGGAGCCGAACAGTCCTTTGCCGAACATAAAAACCTCATTTGCATAGTGGTTCATGAAAAGTAACGGGAAGAAAAAAGTGGACAATGCGCCACGCTGACTTATCTTATGATGAAGTTGCGCAGTAAATCAAGGCACTTTTGCAGAAAACCGCGATCAGTGGACTCTTGCTGATTTTGTTACGATTCCCCACCGTTTTTTGCCGTCGGCGCTGGAAACGGATCAAGAAAAGGTTTTTAAAAAAACAGTTGATGCAGTATGATGGCAATTCCTTTTTGTTGCCTGTTGTAACGGTGGATGACGGGGACATGACCGGTTGACGAAAATCGAACGGTTCTGATTGTGAATTTTTACAGGTCTTTGTTTTTTTTACATATTCGGGTTTTATTTATTTTCAGCCAAGGAGGTTTACCATGGGAAGTACATGTCAAAGCAGTGGAAGCTGCAGCAGCGGTACCTGCGGATCCGCTGATGCGGCTATCGTCAAACAGGATAAGGCCATCAGGACATCGCTGGGGAAGATCAAGAATAAAATTCTGGTCATGAGCGGCAAGGGTGGTGTCGGCAAAAGTACGGTTTCCACCAACCTCGCCCTTGGTCTTGCCAAAAAAGGCTATAAAGTCGGGTTGATGGATGTGGATCTCCACGGTCCGGATATCTGCCGCATGCTGAATCTCACCGAGAAACTGCATGCTGCCCATGCCGGCGAAAACGGGCTCCTGCCGCCCATGCAGTACAATGAGAATCTCAAGGTTATTTCCCTGGAATATATGATGGAAGACAGGGATGACCCCATCATCTGGCGCGGGCCCCTGAAGGTGCAGGCCATCCGGCAGTTCGTGGCCGACATGGATTGGGGGGATCTCGATTATCTGATTATCGATGCCCCTCCGGGTACCGGCGATGAGCCTTTGACCGTTGCCCAGACGATCAAGGATGCCCACGCCGTTGTCGTCACCACCCCGCAGGAGGTAGCTCTGGCCGATGTTCGCAAGTCGCTTAATTTCTGCAAGCATGTCAAGATGAACGTCATCGGCATGGTGGAAAACATGAGCGGCTTTATCTGTCCTCACTGCAATGAGAGTGTGGAGATATTCAAAACCGGCGGCGGCGAAAAAACAGCCAGGGAATTCGGTGTCGATTTTCTCGGCAGGGTGCCGATTGATCCCCGGGTTGTTGTCGGCGGCGATGACGGCACTCCCTATCTGACTTCGGGTGAAGACAGTCCGGCAGTGCGCGCCTTTGCCGAGATTATCGGCAACGTGGAAAAACACCTGGCTGCCGGGAAAACCATCAGCCTGGCCAGTGCGGATTCAGGTTGCGCCTGCGGTTCGACCTGTAACCCATCGACCTGCAACTGCTGATACGTTCGTTTTTTTACCACAGAGGGCGCAGCGTTTTTTTCTGCGCTTTCCGTGGTAATTTTTTGCGTCATGTAAATCTGCTCTATGGTGAAATATGCTCATTAAACAGATGACGGTAGGTTCCATGGCGGTATGCTGCTATCTCGTTGCCTGTGAGGAAACGAAAAAGGGGATGGTCATCGATCCGGGCGGCGATCACGACAAAATTCTCGCCATGATCGAGCGTGAAGGGGTGTCGCTGCAATACATAGTCAATACCCATGGCCACCCTGATCATGTCTGCGCCAACGGCCCGGTGAAAAAGGCAACCGGGGCAGCCATCGTCATGCATGAAGATGACGCCCGTTTTTTTGCCCGGCCCGAGGTGGAAAATTATTTTTCCATGCTGGGCCTTCCCCCCTCGCCGCCGCCGGACAAGCTGGTCAAAAACGGCGATATTCTGGAGGTCGGTTCCCTTTCGTTTCAGGTCCTACATACCCCCGGCCACACGCCCGGCGGCATCTGTCTTTATTCCGCCCCCCACCTTTTCAGCGGTGACACCCTGTTTGTCGGTGCGGTGGGCCGGACGGATTTTCTTGGCGGTGATCTGAAACTGTTCACGCGTTCCATTCGCGAGAAGCTTCTTTCTCTTCCCGATGATACGGTGGTCTGGCCGGGCCACGGCTATGGCGGCTCGCGTTCAACAATCGGTGAAGAAAAGCACTCCAATCCTTACCTGAACGGAGAATTTTAAGAATGCGGGAAATCGTGCTGGGTACCGCCGGGCATGTTGATCACGGCAAGACGAGTTTTGTGCGCGCCCTGACCGGCATTGACACCGACAGGCTCAAGGAGGAAAAAAAGCGGGGGATCACCATTGAGCTTGGCTTTGCCTATCTTGACCTTGATTGCGGTCATCGACTGGGCATTATCGATGTTCCCGGCCATGAACGATTTGTCAAGAATATGGTGGCCGGGGTGACCGGCATCGACCTGGTTGCCTTTGTCATTGCCGCGGACGAAGGGGTTATGCCCCAGACCAGGGAGCACTTCGAGATCTGCCGTCTGCTCGGGGTGAAAAAAGGTTTGATCATCCTCACCAAAAAAGACATGGTGGATGCCGATTGGCTTGAGCTGGTGGAGGATGAGGTGCGGACGTTTTTTGCGGAAAGTTTTCTTGCCGACGCCCCGCTGGTCAAGGTGTCATCCACCACCGGCGAGGGGATTGACGAGGCCCGGCAAACCATTGACCGGCTCGTTGCCGCCTGTGAATTTGCCGAAGCCTACGGGCCTTTCCGTCTGGCGGTTGATCGGATTTTCAGCATGAAGGGCTTTGGGGCGGTGGTGACCGGGACCTCCCTTTCCGGCCGGATCGCGGTCGGTGACGATGTGAAGATCTATCCCAAGGGCCTTGCCGGGAAAATACGCGGCATTCAGGTGCACGGCAAGAGTGTTGATCTGGTGGAGGCAGGAAACCGGACGGCGATCAATATTCAGGGGGTTGAAAAAGAAATGATCGAACGGGGCGACGTGCTTGCCTCGGTTGATTGTCTGCGGCCCTCCTATATGCTGGACGCGGATTTCCTTTATCTGTCATCCAATGAAAAACCGATAAAAAACAGAAGCAGGGTCCGGGTGCATCTCGGCACGGCCGAGATCATGGGCCGCGTCGTCCTGCTGGAAGATGATGAGCTGGCACCGGGCAGGACGGCCAATATCCAGCTGCTGCTGGAAGAACCGGTTGGTGTCTGGCCCGGGGATCATTACGTGGTTCGCCGGTATTCGCCGGTAACCACCATCGGCGGCGGCATGATACTCAATAACGGGGCCCCGAAGCGCAGGCGTTTTCGGCCGGCAAACAAGGAAGTTTTCGCCACCTATCATAACGGCACCCAGGAAGACCTCGCTCTTTTCCATGTGCGGGAAAGCGGTTTTCAAGGCCTTGCCGGCGCCGATCTGGCCGTGAAGATCGGTTGTTTCGGCAATCGTTTCAAGAAGCTGATGAATGGGCCTGTTTCCTCGCGCAAGGTGGTGGTGGTTGATTCGGAAAAGCAGCTTTTTGTTGCCCAGGAAGTTTATGGCGCTTTGCTGGACAAAATTGTCGATGTGCTCACCCTGTTTCATAAGGAGAATCCGCTCAAGCAGGGGTTGCCCAAGGAAGAGCTGCGGAACAGGGTGCAGGAGGGAATGGGGCAGAAGCTGTATCAGTTGTGCCTTGCCGATTTGGCCAAAAAAGGCGCCCTTGCTCTTGAGGAAGGTGCCGTCCGCCTAGCCGGGCATGAGGTTTCCCTGCAGGCGGATGAAAAGGCGATCAGGGAAAAGATGGAGAAACTTTTTGTCGATGCCGGGCTGTCCACTCCCACCATGAAGGAGGTGTATGATGCCTTTGCCGATGTCTCCCGTTCCCTGGTGATGGAGGTGCTCAGCCTGCTGGTCAAGGAGGGGCAATTAACCAAAGTGACCAATGATTTCTATTTCCACAGCAGCGCCCTTGGCGATCTGCAGGGCAAACTGCTGGACTATATGAAAAAAGAGGGAGAGATCGATGCGCCTCGTTTCAAGGAGTTGACCGGCCTGACCAGAAAGTTTTCCATCCCTTTGCTTGAATATTTTGACAAGATAAAATTGACCCTGCGGGTGGGGGACAAGCGCATCCTGCGGTCAAAAGGATGATGGACTTGCCTCCACTGTTAATTCTTCACGGGAGCTGAATTATCAGTACTGTCACTGGAAATATCGCCGGTTTGAAAACCGCCCAGCTGAAAAATCTGGAGCGGCTCAGCAAAAGGCGCGTCTCGCCCGATGTGATTATTTCTCCCGAGGTGGCGAGGGAGATGTCGGAGCTGTCCGCCGACATCGGCCGGCAGATCGGGGTGCTCCTTGCCCGTTCCGGCAAGGTGGAAATGGTTATTGTCGGTGATTCACGGAAAATCGTCATTCCGGCCCTTTCCCAGGTTCGCTCGTCCGGTGGGCGGCTGAAGGGCTTGCGTTGTGTCCATACCCACCTCGGCGGCGAAGATCTTACGGAAGATGATCTGATGGATCTCCTTTTTCTCCGCCTTGACCTGATGGCCATGATCAAGGTGCTTGATGACGGCCTGCCTGAGCGGCTGTATGCTGTGCATCTGCTCCCGGTTCCGACCGGCGACAAGAACTGGCGTTTTCTGCCGCCGGTGGTTCCCTCCCGGCAGCGCAACGACTTTCTTGAACTCATAGCCGCACTGGAAGATGAGTTTGCCCGTTCCGGCGCGGTTCGCAACCATGACGGCAGGAAGGACAGGGCCATTCTGGTCAGCGTCACCACCCAATCGAAAACCGCGGCCCAGGAATCAATGGATGAGCTTGAGGAACTGGTCCGCTCCGATGACGTCGAGGTGGTGGAGGCGATTATTCAGCGTCGTGACCGAATTAATCCGAAACTTATTCTCGGCAAGGGAAAGCTTGCCGACATCATGCTGTCCGCCCTGAAACGAAATGCCAATCTGCTTATTTTCGACCAGGAACTCAATCCCTCGCAGATCCGTTCCATTACCGATCATACCGAATTGCGCGTCATTGATCGAACCCAGCTCATTCTTGATATCTTTGCCCGGCGGGCCTTAAGCCGGGAAGGCAAGCTGCAGGTCGAGATGGCCCAGCTCAAATATCTTCTGCCCCGGCTCGGTCAGCGTGATGACGCCCTGTCCCGACTCACCGGCGGCATCGGCGGAAGGGGGCCCGGTGAAACGAAACTTGAAGTCGACCGGCGCAGGATCAATGACAGGTTGAGCAAACTGGCCAAACGGCTGAAAGAGGTCGGTGAAGAGCGCCATCACCGCAGGTCCAGGCGGCGCAAAAAGGATTTGCCGGTGATTTCCCTGGTGGGCTATACCAATGCGGGAAAATCCACCCTGCTGAACACCTTGACCAACAGCGATATTCTGGCTGAGGACAAGCTTTTCGCCACCCTTGACCCGACCAGCAGGCGGCTTCGATTCCCGGAGGATGTGGAAGTCATCATTACCGATACGGTGGGATTTATCCGTAATCTGCCCGAGGAGCTGCTGAAGGCCTTTGCCGCCACCCTTGAAGAGCTGCATGAGGCGGACCTGCTGGTGCATGTCATCGATATCAGCAACCCCCGCCACGTTGACCAGATGCGGGTTGTCGAGGAACTGCTGCGTGAGCTTGATCTGTCTGACATGAATATTCTGCGGGTTTACAATAAAATCGATCTGGTTGATGCGGATTTGGCGCGACGCAAGGTCGATGAGGGTGACGGCGTCTGTTTGTCCGCCATCGACTCCGCGACCTTCGGTCCTTTTCTGGACAGGGCCCGCAGGCTTGTACTGAAAAACTGGGAAGGACGTTACCATGCCGCTTGAAGTTCCAGCCCGTTGCACTCGATGTCTTTCCCTTGCCGGCAATCATCCATGCAACGGCTGTCAGGTCTGCCGCGATCAGGCCATGGCGGAATCTTTTCTTTGCATGATTGCCAGGCAATCAACCGGGGCCGCGCCGTTCGCATGTGAAGCCTTCCGTCCGAATCTGAGCATTGTCGGCAAGAGCGGCCCGCGGGCGGCGATAGAAGTCTGTCAGGATAAGGAAACCTATTTTAATGACGTGGTTCGTTTGGTCAGCTCCGGTCCGTGCGGCGGCAAAGGCTGTACGCGTCCTTCCTGTCACGGCGGAGAAGCTGCGGGGGGGGAAGTCGACAGATTTCATGTCGTCTGGGTCGTGCACCAGCGAAAGCCGCTTTTTGCCGACAGCAGCCGTTTTGTTTCTTTTCTGCACGACGTGTTTTTGTCCTGCGGACATTTGATGTCCGGCAAGGTTCTTCTCCTGTGGCTCGCTCCCGATCACCTTCATTTGTATATTGAGTCCTCGCCTCGAGAAAATGTGAATGATCTTGTTGATGACCTGCAGGGACTGATTCATGATACCCTGCTGCAGGAATTTGACGATCTGCGCAAGCTGTATGGAAAAAAACAGATATGGGAACACGAATTCTTCGTCGAACAGATCGGCTAATCATGCTTTTCCGGAAAAAAAAGAATCTCATTTTTATATTTCTTTCAGGGCTTCTGTTCTCCGTTTTTTTTGTTTTGCCGGCAGCCGCCGGAGAGGCTGTCAGGGTTGACGAGATGGCGGTGATCAATGCGGAGCGGGATTTGCTCCTTTATTTTTCCGTCAAAAATTCCTTTTCCGCGGAAATGGAGGAGGGGGTAAAAAACGGTATTCCTGTTTCCTTTAATTTTTTTGTTGAGCTTTATCCAGTGCATCAGGGACGGGAAGGCGGGAAAATCGCCGGCCACTCTTTTGATCACACCATGGTCTATGACTCGCTGAAAGAGGAATTCACCGTTGAGCTGGAGGAACATGGGTCCATGTCGCTTTCCTTTCAAAGCCTGGAAGAGGCCAGAAAGGCGATGGACACCATTCATGATTTTCGACTTGCGGAGCTTTCACGGCTGGCGAAAGGCAGCGACTATGTGGTTAAGGTGCGGGCCAGGCTTGCCAAAAAGACCCTTCCCTTGAATTTTCAATACATCATCCCATTCTGGCAGCTGTGGAAATTTGAAACAG
It contains:
- a CDS encoding selenocysteine-specific translation elongation factor; the protein is MREIVLGTAGHVDHGKTSFVRALTGIDTDRLKEEKKRGITIELGFAYLDLDCGHRLGIIDVPGHERFVKNMVAGVTGIDLVAFVIAADEGVMPQTREHFEICRLLGVKKGLIILTKKDMVDADWLELVEDEVRTFFAESFLADAPLVKVSSTTGEGIDEARQTIDRLVAACEFAEAYGPFRLAVDRIFSMKGFGAVVTGTSLSGRIAVGDDVKIYPKGLAGKIRGIQVHGKSVDLVEAGNRTAINIQGVEKEMIERGDVLASVDCLRPSYMLDADFLYLSSNEKPIKNRSRVRVHLGTAEIMGRVVLLEDDELAPGRTANIQLLLEEPVGVWPGDHYVVRRYSPVTTIGGGMILNNGAPKRRRFRPANKEVFATYHNGTQEDLALFHVRESGFQGLAGADLAVKIGCFGNRFKKLMNGPVSSRKVVVVDSEKQLFVAQEVYGALLDKIVDVLTLFHKENPLKQGLPKEELRNRVQEGMGQKLYQLCLADLAKKGALALEEGAVRLAGHEVSLQADEKAIREKMEKLFVDAGLSTPTMKEVYDAFADVSRSLVMEVLSLLVKEGQLTKVTNDFYFHSSALGDLQGKLLDYMKKEGEIDAPRFKELTGLTRKFSIPLLEYFDKIKLTLRVGDKRILRSKG
- a CDS encoding ATPase; translated protein: MGSTCQSSGSCSSGTCGSADAAIVKQDKAIRTSLGKIKNKILVMSGKGGVGKSTVSTNLALGLAKKGYKVGLMDVDLHGPDICRMLNLTEKLHAAHAGENGLLPPMQYNENLKVISLEYMMEDRDDPIIWRGPLKVQAIRQFVADMDWGDLDYLIIDAPPGTGDEPLTVAQTIKDAHAVVVTTPQEVALADVRKSLNFCKHVKMNVIGMVENMSGFICPHCNESVEIFKTGGGEKTAREFGVDFLGRVPIDPRVVVGGDDGTPYLTSGEDSPAVRAFAEIIGNVEKHLAAGKTISLASADSGCACGSTCNPSTCNC
- a CDS encoding MBL fold metallo-hydrolase, yielding MLIKQMTVGSMAVCCYLVACEETKKGMVIDPGGDHDKILAMIEREGVSLQYIVNTHGHPDHVCANGPVKKATGAAIVMHEDDARFFARPEVENYFSMLGLPPSPPPDKLVKNGDILEVGSLSFQVLHTPGHTPGGICLYSAPHLFSGDTLFVGAVGRTDFLGGDLKLFTRSIREKLLSLPDDTVVWPGHGYGGSRSTIGEEKHSNPYLNGEF
- a CDS encoding GTPase HflX, giving the protein MSTVTGNIAGLKTAQLKNLERLSKRRVSPDVIISPEVAREMSELSADIGRQIGVLLARSGKVEMVIVGDSRKIVIPALSQVRSSGGRLKGLRCVHTHLGGEDLTEDDLMDLLFLRLDLMAMIKVLDDGLPERLYAVHLLPVPTGDKNWRFLPPVVPSRQRNDFLELIAALEDEFARSGAVRNHDGRKDRAILVSVTTQSKTAAQESMDELEELVRSDDVEVVEAIIQRRDRINPKLILGKGKLADIMLSALKRNANLLIFDQELNPSQIRSITDHTELRVIDRTQLILDIFARRALSREGKLQVEMAQLKYLLPRLGQRDDALSRLTGGIGGRGPGETKLEVDRRRINDRLSKLAKRLKEVGEERHHRRSRRRKKDLPVISLVGYTNAGKSTLLNTLTNSDILAEDKLFATLDPTSRRLRFPEDVEVIITDTVGFIRNLPEELLKAFAATLEELHEADLLVHVIDISNPRHVDQMRVVEELLRELDLSDMNILRVYNKIDLVDADLARRKVDEGDGVCLSAIDSATFGPFLDRARRLVLKNWEGRYHAA